The following is a genomic window from Clostridium fungisolvens.
TCCATCAGCCGAAAGATTAAATAGTGGAGCATTTACAAGTCTTTATGATCATTCAAAGATCCTATATATTGTTGTAATACTGCTAATAGTATCTTTATCATCAGTAGCGTTCTCTACTTTCATCTTTGGGATTGCAACTGCTACTGAAAGTAGATTAGCAGCATATATAGTACCTACCTTTTATGTAATATTAACAGGTGTGTTTTTTTCAGCATTATCATTAAATACTATAATTAATTTTAATATAATATATTTATTTAATTTGATAATCGGTAACGGGGCAAAAGGATATAGTGTAATAATTTATGATCTAGTGCTAACGACGCTTGGAGTAGCACTGCTATATAAATTCGGGTATAAAAAAAGTTTAAGGTTATATGAGGAAAGACAAGTTTAAATATCCTAGATTTATACTATGTTTAACACGGTGACTTAACAATGTATATATTCATAGTAATAAATTATAATATGTAAAAAAAGTCTGTAGAAGCAATGATGGTTCTGCAGACTTTTTTGCATAAGTATGTATCTCTGAAAGTTTTTTAAAGATTTAAGATTGTTAAGCTCAATCATTTATAAACTCAGTCACAATCTTAGCCATATCCTCATCACTTTGCTTCATTCCATCTTTCGTCCATCTAATTAACACATTAAATAGCCCACCTGCCATATATTCAATCCAGAACTTCTGCTTCTCTTCTGGATAGTCCTTATTGCAGTTAACAGATTTGGATAATGCATGAAGGAACTCAATACACTTTTCTAGAAGCATGTTAATCAAATCGGATCGGATAAGATTAGAGATTAATTTTTCATGTTCTCTGAAGTAAGAAAAATACAGACGCATATTTTCATAAAGATCTTCTTTTCCTCTATTTAATATTTCATTAGAGTAATTCATCAGAAGTTCATCGATGTAGGTAATAATTATATCCTCTTTGAAATTATAATTTCTATAAAACGCCATCCTTGATACACCAGCTTTTGAGGTTATCTCGGTGATTGAAATATCTTTAAAATTCTTTTGCTCCATTAAGAACATAAGTGCAGTAAAAATGCTTTCTTTTGTAAGTTGATTTTGTGAATCATTATATTTATTCGCCATAAACATTATCCTCTCTTTTGTAACGTCTAGCCTTTATTCTATTGAAATCATATTTTACTTACATTATACTTTATTTATCTAGATGTTACAAATGAAACATCTGAATAGAGGGGGATATTATGAAAGTATTATATTTTACGGCAACAGGAAACAGCTTATATATTGCAAAGAGCTTTGGCGGAGAACAGTATTCCATCCCTAAGCTAATTAAAGAAGGTAAGTTTGATTTTGAAGATGAAAAGATAGGGATAGTATTTCCAAGTTATAACACTGGAGTTCCGAAGTTAGTTGAGGAATTTTTAGATAAAGTAAAGCTTAATAGTAAATATATTTTTGGTATAGTAACTTATGGAATGTATGCAGGAGCTACTACAAAGCATCTTGTAGAAATAGGAAAAAGAAATGGAATTGAATTTTCTTACGTTAATGAAATAGTTATGGTAGATAATTTTCTTCCAGGCTTTGATATGGATAAACAGTTAGAAAAATTACCTAAGAAGAAAATAGAAGAAAATTTAATTTCAATAGTAAAGGATATTAAAGGAAGTAAAAGGTATTTAAAGAAGCACTCTTTTATTTCTAGTGGTATCAGAGTACTAGGGGAAAAGTTCTTTTCTCATGAAAATTTTCAAGAGAACTTTATTGTAGAAAACAGTTGTAATGGCTGCAAGACCTGTGAAAAGGTATGCCCTGTAAATAACATAAAGGTAGATAAAAATCCAACCTTTATGAATAACTGTCAAAGTTGTTTAGCTTGTACGCAGAACTGTCCTAAGAATGCGATAAGACTTAAAAATGAAAAGAGTAGAACTAGATTTAAAAATGAAAATATTACTTTAAAGGAAATAATAGACGCAAATAATTAGTTTCGAGTGTTTATTCTTACAATATATATAAAACTGCATATTAGCTTAGATAATAATATTAAACGTGGTCAAATAAATGCTTAGAATCGATTGGTTCTAAGCATTTATTTATTGTTGTGAAGTTAAAAAGTTTAATCAACCAATATGTTGAGTGGTATAGTTAATCTGTTTTAAGCATTTCATGGCATTTGCTGCAAGGAAAATTATTTTTTAGGCATACATCAATGTCACAGGAAGAGGTTTTTTTGATATAGCCAACACCCCATTCCATAATTTGAGACATTACTGGGATAAAGCTTACTCCAATTTCGGTCAAAGAATACTCAACCTTTGGAGGTACCTCCCTATATACTTCTCTATTTACAAGTCCATCATGTTCAAGTTCTCTTAATTGTTGAGTGAGAACTCCGCGTGAAATAGATGGCATTAGTCTTTGAAGCTCATTAAACCTGCGAGTTTTATTATGAAGAATCCATAAAATAGATAGCTTCCATTTTCCCATTAACACATTTTGAGTAACATTAACAGGACAAAGTTGCGAAGAGTTATCCATAGAAATTTTATCCTTTCAATAGTCACTTACACATGACTATGTAATATAAAAATGCGTACTTGTATGATGCTTAATTGCACCTTATTATTATACTTATAATAAATAATCAAATCAACGAGGTAATAAAAGTGGAAGAATTATTAAAGCTATTAAAAGAAAATCCAAATGGAGTTCTCGCAACAGTAGATAACGGAAAGCCTAGAGTTAGACCTTTCGGCTTTATCTTAGAGGAAGAAGGAAGGTTCTATTTTTGCACTAACAGTTTGAAAGAAGTTTATAAACAATTAATTAAGGTTCCGTATATTGAGTATGCTGTTACTACAAAGGATATGGTAACTGTAAGAATAAGTGGAGAGATAGAGTTCAGTGATGACATAGCAACAAAAGAAAAAGTTCTAAATATATATGAACCTGTAAAACTCGGTTATAAATCTGCAGATAATCCTATATTCAAAGTATTTTATATGGAACATGAAACTGCAACAATATCAGATTTTTCACGAAAACAACCTAAGAAGATAGAGTTTTAATAGTAAGGCTTGAAGCATAATTAATATTCAACAGTCTAGAGTGCTTTTATATATTGACTTAATATAGGAAATTTCGATTCAATCAATATATACCAAGTAAGGTGTACAATTAAAAAGTCCCGTATTTCTAACCTTTTTAACCAAAATTAAAATATAAAAATACGGGATAAAATTTATTTGATTTTATTAGAATTTAAATACCTTTTCAAATCATTCTTTAGCATTAAGAAGTAGCTAGGTATTGCATATAACAATATACCTATTATGAAAATCTGAGGTACATAAGTGCTAAATAATACCTTTAGTCCATCACCGAAGTAGTAGGCGCCAAGTCCCACTAAAAATAGATTTAGTATATAAAATACTACATTTATATTTAGCTTAGAGAAACCTTTAGCTACTACATAAACGATTAAGGCTGCGCACACTAAACCTAAAAGAGCGGACCCAGAAACTAATAACGGAGAATCTGTTGAACTAGTTAGAATAAATAGAACAGATTCTAAGAATTCTCTGAAAAATGTTATAGCTGCAACAATGAAAACGCCTTTCTTACTTAAAGAAATAAATCGTTGATCTGGAGTAGTAGTTAATGATTTGTTTTTTCTTAAAAGCACCACACTGTATAATACTAATACTGCTAATATTATACCTAGTATACCGTCAAATAACTCTCCGGCAGAGCCTTCTAATAAGGCAGCTTGAGAAAATATTATTGAGCCAAGTATAGTTGCTAGAATAGCTCCAACAGCTCCACCTTGATATACGCTCTTACTCATTTCATACATTTTGTTTTTGTTAAAGTAGATTGCTAGAGGGATAATAACCAAGAAGATTTCAATTCCTTCTCTTAAGCATATTAAAAATGGTGCAAGCATGGCTTTTCACCTCCTACTTGCTAAGTTTAGTTTATATATGTAATGTAATATATGCTAAAAGGGAATAAAGTGTTTCAACATTTATATACAAATTTTAACATATAGTTTTCACAAACTTTTTATTTAAATTAGTATCAAATTAATTTAATTAGCTCGAATTATGAAGATTATATATATGAAGTGAGCAGTTTCTGTAGATTTACATGGAAATATACAATTTAAATAATAAAAGTAAACATGGTATACTGTTTCAAAGACGAATAATGATGACGTATTTAAAGCTACAAATAATGTTTAGAAGTGAACATTTTAACCTAAAATACTTTCAGTATATTCGACAAAGTGGCTGTACAAGCGGAATATGAGGTGGTTTATATTTTAAAAAATTCAATTGCAGCTATATTAATAGTAATTGCTGGTATAGCAATAAGGTTATTAGCGCATCGACTTGACAAGAAACTTTCTTCTGTAATAAGAAGAAAGAAGGTTGCGTGGCTTGAAAAGTTAAAAGAAAGTGGTTCTTATGATGAAATAGCTAATAGATACAGAAAAATGGCAAGTAAACAAAATAAAGAATATGAAAAAAATAATTTAATGGGGCTAGCGGCATTGTATGAACATGACTCAGAAACTGCAATAAAGTATTTTCAAGAAGCTAATCAATTTGCAACAGGAAATTATATCAATATGGTTGAAGGAAATCTAGCTATCGCCTATCTACAAAATAGATGGTATCATGAAGCTCTAGAGATGTTTGATTATCAATGTGAAAATGGTAGTGTTGCCATATTTCCATATATTTTAGCGCTTATAATGAATGATGAAGAAGAGGAAGCAAAGAAGTTTTATAAGTTAAATATCAAAGAATTAAAAGATACAGAAAAGGAATTTATAGATTTAATATTAAGTTTTTCACCAACTAAAAAAGACATATTAGAAAAAGTTAAAAGTAAGTCAGATGATAGTAGGATCTGGATTTATAAACCTGTAATCAAAGATTTAATTTTTAAGTGGAACTTAATAATATTTTATAATTCTACCGAGAGACAGACTATCTTAAAAGAACAGGGGCAGAAACTTCTTTTAGATTTGAAAAAACAACCACAGATATTTAATAGTCCTGAAATAAAGTATATGTGCTCGTTAATATCAAACGTCTTACCAAGAATAAGTACATATGAAGGTAATTCGAGTTTATGGGGGCTAATTGATAACTTGGATTGGTTCTCTTTCAAATTACCCTTGGATGAGGTTATGCAGGAGGAATGTAATTTATTTTGGAGTAGGATTTATTATGTGTTTTCTAGAACAAGTACAGCTGATACATATGACTTTACGAAAAATCAAACTTTTATAAAAGACCAGTTGCCACCTGATGAAAAAGAAGTATTAGATGGTAGCTATAGATGTAGCTTGTTTCTAAGTAGTACCTTACATTTAGTTGTTAGAGTTCTTGAGATAGATGAAGATGGATTTAAATATTTTTATTCAGACATAGTTGATGAAACAACTGCTGAGGAACTTTTAATGGACGTTAAACCTGTGATTAAATTGATTAAGGAGCATCCAGAAACAGAAGAGATCTTAGAACCATTACTATATAGGTTAGTATACAATAGAAATTTAGTAAAAGAGATAGATATAATAAATGTGTTAAATAGGATTCCGAGCAATCTCCATCAGATATTAAATCCAATTAAAGAACGAAGAAGAGGTAATTAGGAAAAAGATAGTAGCTTTCAAATATTTGAAGGCTACTATCTTTTATTTGTGATAACAAATGATTACTATAAACTTAAGGTGAGTAAATTTAAGTTAATACAATATAGAGTAATCCAATTCATATCTATCAGGTGTTATTAGCTGTATTAATTTTTGAGAATCTGGAATGTTCTTTATATCTATATCAGCTACGGTAAGTCCTTTTCTCAATGGTTCTCCGATTACGCAAATTTGATTCTTATAGTATTTTATAGAAATAATATTGAAATCAAAAACAATAAGTCTAACAACATAGGGATAAATAGTAGTAAAAACTTTTTTATTTATAGGTGAAGCGTTACTTAATTTTCCTGGTAAAACTAATTCATTTGGTAGATCAAACCAAACAGATAATCCTCCGGAATAGGTAAAAAGTTTATGCTGCTGATTAGCTAGATTTACTGGCATATAACTCCATCTCCAATATGAACTATGCCACTGCGGAGCATACGCAGGTCGTTGAAAATCTAAATCTTTATATACTGATACGAAAGCTATATCAATGCCATCTTTCAATACTGATGAAATAGGCTCAAGGTTTCCTTTAAATTTGTTCATATCTCTGTCACCAAGTAATTGATATTCATATATAGTCTTTGGTACAATAGGCTCCATCGTCCTCAATTTGTCTTCACAAGTTAAAGGGGAAATTAAATTCTTAGAAAATACAACTCTTGATGGTTCTAAAGTTGTCAAAACTAATAATATGAAGATGCATATTGATGCTTTTTTAATGATATCACCTTCTTTCATTTATAGTATGGCTATTAGAGAGTTCCTGTATCGAAACTTAATTTATACTTGTTCGAAAATCTCGGCTTCTGGGGATTTTCGGGCATGTATAAATTAATAGTTGAGTTAGGAACTCTATAACATAAAAATAAATCTTACGAAAAACTGCTGAATTTTATATAATAAAAGTAGGTGAATTAAGGAATAGATAAAACATATATTTTGACATTTATTATTTAGGATATATTTAATCTCAAACCAGTTCTTTAACAGTGTAATTATTTAATGATATAATCATGGTTGTTAATAAAAAAAATAGTTGTTAATGTAAACATCTAGGAGGAAAAATGGCAGATAGTAAAGATTTGAATAATAATGCAAATACATCATCAAAGTCTTTAGGAGAACAAACATCCGAAAGAATTGTTGAATTAATTATAAATAATGATTGGCAAATTGGAGATAAACTACCCAATGAGTATGAGCTTGCCGATATGCTCAGTGTAGGGAGAAGTACAATAAGAGAAGCTATAAAAGCTTTGGTTTCAAGGAATGTACTAGAGATTCGAAGAGGTGCAGGAACCTTTATTTCTCAAAAGAGTGGTGTAGCCGATGATCCACTTGGTTTAACTTTTGTAAAAGATAAATTTAAGCTGTCTTTAGATTTACTAGAAGTAAGATTTATGATAGAGCCATCTATAGCATCAATTGCAGCAGTAAAAGCTACAGATGAAGAAATAGAACGCATGTCTTTTTTATGCGACGAAATAGAAAAGCTTATAATGAAAAATGAACCATATTTAGATTTAGATGTAGAGTTCCATACTGCAATAGCTAAAAGTAGTAAGAATCAAGTGATAGGAAACCTTATTCCTATCATAAATAGATCAATTATGATGTCTATTGATGTTACGAATCAAAAGCTGAGAACTGAAACTATTGAAACCCATAGAGAGGTTTTAAATGCAATTAAAGCTCATAATTCTAACGATGCACATGATGCTATGCTATTACATCTTGTATATAATCGTAGAAACATCAGAAATATTATTGAAAAACAGAAAAATGAATAATTAATATGATAGATAAGACATATGATCTTTAGTGAGGTCAGATGTCTTTTTATTTTGTGTTTTTACAAGACATCAGACGAATATGGACTAATAATGGTTGTTGATCGCAGTGAAGAAGATTTATAATGCAATATTGACAAATTTATTAGATGTGTTACTATAAATACATCAGATGTATTTATACGGTTTCAAAAAAAATATTAAGGGGAGACTTAGTATGATTAGTCAAGATATAAGAAAAATTGCTCCAGAAATGGATCCTCTTCGTAGAGGAATGGGTTGGACAACAGAAGATTTAGAAAAACCTCAAATTATAATAGAAAGTACTTTTGGTGATAGTCATCCTGGTAGTGCACATCTTTTTGATTTTGTTAGCAAAGCTGCTCAAGGTGTGTCTGAGCTTGGAGGTAAGCCTGCTAGATACTTTGCTACAGATATCTGTGATGGTATGGCTCAAGGGCATGACGGTATAAATTATTCCTTAGCCTCTAGAGATACACTTACAGCACTAATAGAAATTCATGCAAATGCAACTCCATTTGATGCTGGAGTTTTTATATCAAGCTGTGATAAAGCAGTTCCTGCACATCTTATGTCAATAGGAAGAATAAATATTCCTTCTATTATTGTCACTGGCGGTGTAATGGAGGCTGGTCCAGATTTATTGACTTTAGAGCAAATAGGTGCCTACAGTGCAATGTGTAAGCGTGGTGAGATAACAGAAGAAAAACTAACTTACTATAAGGAACATGCATGCCCATCCTGTGGAGCTTGCTCTTTCATGGGAACTGCTGCTACTATGCAAGTTATGGCAGAAGCTTTGGGGTTAATGCTTCCAGGAAGTTCATTAATGCCAGCTACCTGTGAGGATTTAAAGGAGGTTGCTTTAAAAGCAGGAAGACAAGCTGTTGAATTAGCAAAACTAAACCTTAAACCAAAGGATATCGTAACAATTAAGTCCTTTGAAAACGCAATATTAGTACATGCAGCTATATCAGGTTCAACAAACTCATTGTTACACTTACCTGCCATAGCTCATGAATTTGGAATATATATAGATGAAGAAACCTTTGATAGAATTCATAAAAATGCACATTATCTATTAAATATACGTCCAGCCGGAAAATGGCCAGCACAATACTTCTACTATGCTGGTGGAGTGCCTGCAATAATGGAAGAATTAAAACATTTGCTTCATTTAGATGTAATGACGGTTACAGGTAAAACTTTAGGTGAAAACTTAGAAGAACTAAAAACTAATGGTTATTACGAAAAATGCAATGCTTATCTTGAAAAGGTTGGAGTTAAAAAGGAAGATGTCATAAGACCATTCAATAATCCATTCAGCACAAATGGTTCAGTATCAATATTAAAAGGAAACATAGCTCCTGAAGGAGCGGTAGTAAAACATTCTGCAGTTCCAAAGGTAATGCATGAAGCTGTATTAAAGGCAAAACCTTTTGATAGTGAAGAAGAAGCTATAGATGCAATTTTAAAGAAAGTGATTCGTCCAGGGGATGCGGTTTTCATAAGATATGAGGGGCCAAAGGGAAGTGGAATGCCAGAGATGTTCTATACAACAGAGGCTATTTCCTCAGATGAAGAGTTATCTGCAAGTGTAGCTTTAATTACTGATGGTAGATTCTCCGGTGCATCTAAAGGACCTGCTATAGGACATGTTTCTCCAGAAGCAGCTGTTGGAGGACCTATTGCCTTAGTTGAAGAGGATGATTTAATAGAAATAAGCATTCCTAAGAGACTTTTGCAAATTGTTGGTATTAAAGGTACAAGATGCAGCGAAGAAGAAGTTGAAAAAGTACTTGAAGAACGTAGAAAGAACTGGATACCTAGAAAATCAAAATATGAATCAGGAATATTAAAAGTATTTTCAGATAATGCAGTTTCACCAATGAAGGGTGGATACATGAAGTAAAGATGTACCAATTCGAACAGAAATCTATTTTTAAATTCTATTACGAAGTGGTTCATCTATAGATAAACCAGTTCCAAATACAATCTATATTTGATAATCCTATTACCATTAATAGTTAGCAGAAATATCACTTAGTTTTATTAGATAGAACTGGATTATCTATTCCGCTGAACTGATAAACTACTTCAGTCATTAAACTCCAAAT
Proteins encoded in this region:
- a CDS encoding FadR/GntR family transcriptional regulator; protein product: MADSKDLNNNANTSSKSLGEQTSERIVELIINNDWQIGDKLPNEYELADMLSVGRSTIREAIKALVSRNVLEIRRGAGTFISQKSGVADDPLGLTFVKDKFKLSLDLLEVRFMIEPSIASIAAVKATDEEIERMSFLCDEIEKLIMKNEPYLDLDVEFHTAIAKSSKNQVIGNLIPIINRSIMMSIDVTNQKLRTETIETHREVLNAIKAHNSNDAHDAMLLHLVYNRRNIRNIIEKQKNE
- a CDS encoding pyridoxamine 5'-phosphate oxidase family protein gives rise to the protein MEELLKLLKENPNGVLATVDNGKPRVRPFGFILEEEGRFYFCTNSLKEVYKQLIKVPYIEYAVTTKDMVTVRISGEIEFSDDIATKEKVLNIYEPVKLGYKSADNPIFKVFYMEHETATISDFSRKQPKKIEF
- a CDS encoding EFR1 family ferrodoxin (N-terminal region resembles flavodoxins. C-terminal ferrodoxin region binds two 4Fe-4S clusters.), translating into MKVLYFTATGNSLYIAKSFGGEQYSIPKLIKEGKFDFEDEKIGIVFPSYNTGVPKLVEEFLDKVKLNSKYIFGIVTYGMYAGATTKHLVEIGKRNGIEFSYVNEIVMVDNFLPGFDMDKQLEKLPKKKIEENLISIVKDIKGSKRYLKKHSFISSGIRVLGEKFFSHENFQENFIVENSCNGCKTCEKVCPVNNIKVDKNPTFMNNCQSCLACTQNCPKNAIRLKNEKSRTRFKNENITLKEIIDANN
- a CDS encoding tetratricopeptide repeat protein, with translation MVYILKNSIAAILIVIAGIAIRLLAHRLDKKLSSVIRRKKVAWLEKLKESGSYDEIANRYRKMASKQNKEYEKNNLMGLAALYEHDSETAIKYFQEANQFATGNYINMVEGNLAIAYLQNRWYHEALEMFDYQCENGSVAIFPYILALIMNDEEEEAKKFYKLNIKELKDTEKEFIDLILSFSPTKKDILEKVKSKSDDSRIWIYKPVIKDLIFKWNLIIFYNSTERQTILKEQGQKLLLDLKKQPQIFNSPEIKYMCSLISNVLPRISTYEGNSSLWGLIDNLDWFSFKLPLDEVMQEECNLFWSRIYYVFSRTSTADTYDFTKNQTFIKDQLPPDEKEVLDGSYRCSLFLSSTLHLVVRVLEIDEDGFKYFYSDIVDETTAEELLMDVKPVIKLIKEHPETEEILEPLLYRLVYNRNLVKEIDIINVLNRIPSNLHQILNPIKERRRGN
- a CDS encoding TetR/AcrR family transcriptional regulator translates to MANKYNDSQNQLTKESIFTALMFLMEQKNFKDISITEITSKAGVSRMAFYRNYNFKEDIIITYIDELLMNYSNEILNRGKEDLYENMRLYFSYFREHEKLISNLIRSDLINMLLEKCIEFLHALSKSVNCNKDYPEEKQKFWIEYMAGGLFNVLIRWTKDGMKQSDEDMAKIVTEFIND
- the ilvD gene encoding dihydroxy-acid dehydratase, which codes for MISQDIRKIAPEMDPLRRGMGWTTEDLEKPQIIIESTFGDSHPGSAHLFDFVSKAAQGVSELGGKPARYFATDICDGMAQGHDGINYSLASRDTLTALIEIHANATPFDAGVFISSCDKAVPAHLMSIGRINIPSIIVTGGVMEAGPDLLTLEQIGAYSAMCKRGEITEEKLTYYKEHACPSCGACSFMGTAATMQVMAEALGLMLPGSSLMPATCEDLKEVALKAGRQAVELAKLNLKPKDIVTIKSFENAILVHAAISGSTNSLLHLPAIAHEFGIYIDEETFDRIHKNAHYLLNIRPAGKWPAQYFYYAGGVPAIMEELKHLLHLDVMTVTGKTLGENLEELKTNGYYEKCNAYLEKVGVKKEDVIRPFNNPFSTNGSVSILKGNIAPEGAVVKHSAVPKVMHEAVLKAKPFDSEEEAIDAILKKVIRPGDAVFIRYEGPKGSGMPEMFYTTEAISSDEELSASVALITDGRFSGASKGPAIGHVSPEAAVGGPIALVEEDDLIEISIPKRLLQIVGIKGTRCSEEEVEKVLEERRKNWIPRKSKYESGILKVFSDNAVSPMKGGYMK
- a CDS encoding FTR1 family protein, whose protein sequence is MLAPFLICLREGIEIFLVIIPLAIYFNKNKMYEMSKSVYQGGAVGAILATILGSIIFSQAALLEGSAGELFDGILGIILAVLVLYSVVLLRKNKSLTTTPDQRFISLSKKGVFIVAAITFFREFLESVLFILTSSTDSPLLVSGSALLGLVCAALIVYVVAKGFSKLNINVVFYILNLFLVGLGAYYFGDGLKVLFSTYVPQIFIIGILLYAIPSYFLMLKNDLKRYLNSNKIK
- a CDS encoding winged helix-turn-helix transcriptional regulator, yielding MDNSSQLCPVNVTQNVLMGKWKLSILWILHNKTRRFNELQRLMPSISRGVLTQQLRELEHDGLVNREVYREVPPKVEYSLTEIGVSFIPVMSQIMEWGVGYIKKTSSCDIDVCLKNNFPCSKCHEMLKTD